The following are encoded in a window of Bradyrhizobium sp. WBOS07 genomic DNA:
- a CDS encoding DUF1465 family protein, with amino-acid sequence MERLQADGALVQLSERFTNSAAFGVLFREGMDLVEETAAYLDGAGRTEAKALDRAVSLTYATESMRLTTRLMQLASWLLLHRAVKEGEMTLVQANREKTKVKLSAADPGPADTIEKLPAQLQDLIHRSMSLQTRVRRLDTTIHTPPAEHVAIGNPLVPHLNALKAAFER; translated from the coding sequence ATGGAACGTTTGCAGGCCGACGGCGCTCTCGTTCAACTGAGCGAGCGGTTCACCAATTCCGCGGCGTTCGGCGTTCTGTTCCGCGAGGGCATGGATCTGGTCGAAGAAACCGCCGCCTATCTCGACGGCGCCGGACGCACCGAGGCCAAGGCGCTCGACCGTGCCGTCAGCCTCACCTACGCGACCGAGAGCATGCGTCTCACCACCCGCCTGATGCAGCTCGCCTCGTGGCTGCTGCTGCACCGCGCGGTGAAGGAAGGCGAGATGACGCTTGTTCAGGCCAATCGCGAGAAGACCAAGGTCAAGCTCAGCGCCGCCGATCCCGGCCCCGCCGACACCATCGAGAAGCTGCCCGCGCAGCTCCAGGACCTGATCCATCGCTCGATGAGCCTGCAGACCCGCGTCCGCCGCCTCGACACCACCATCCACACCCCGCCGGCCGAGCACGTCGCAATCGGCAATCCGCTGGTGCCGCACCTCAACGCGCTGAAGGCCGCGTTCGAGCGGTAA
- the rpmE gene encoding 50S ribosomal protein L31, with translation MKAEIHPDYHTIKVVMTDGTEYLTRSTWGKEGDTLNLDIDPKSHPAWTGGNAQIMDRGGRVSRFQKKFSGFLKKD, from the coding sequence ATGAAAGCCGAAATTCATCCGGATTATCATACGATTAAAGTCGTGATGACCGACGGAACCGAGTACCTGACCCGCTCCACCTGGGGCAAGGAAGGCGACACGCTGAACCTCGACATCGACCCGAAGTCGCACCCGGCCTGGACCGGCGGCAACGCCCAGATCATGGACCGCGGCGGCCGCGTCTCGCGCTTCCAGAAGAAGTTTTCGGGCTTCCTCAAGAAGGACTGA